A single Sporosarcina sp. FSL W8-0480 DNA region contains:
- a CDS encoding Sau3AI family type II restriction endonuclease, whose product MHYKSEEELMYKARQAEGRTFGDIDQSGRIKNERSKGQLGQIIEESFFGYQVNSVSEADFADLGIELKVTPVRKNKNGTLSAKERLVLNIINYMDEVNTTFDTSSFWNKNKELLLMFYEWLPEIKRADYRIIKSYLHKYTEEDLEIIKQDWQLINDKIKAGLAHELSEADTNYLAASTKGANKGSLREQPYNSISAMQRAYSLKQSYMTALIRKIISQEDLVRITSPAELKKKTLLEILNEKFQPYIGKPLDEIAAMTEIEVNHKAKSFLQLFVSSLLGIKGTKLEQVEEFAKANIQLKTVRLEPNGFPKEHMSFRNIDFNEWANDDWEDSWLKEYFSETKLLFVVFKYRETEKENPKRKLYFEGITLWNMPMSEIDGRLKDFWKHVQNLIRQGIELEPVQQKTRVIVNNNLPKPKSNGLCHIRPKARDGSDQVSLPDGRKITKQAFWLDSEYIAGLVQD is encoded by the coding sequence TTGCATTATAAAAGTGAGGAAGAATTAATGTATAAGGCGCGACAGGCTGAAGGACGTACATTTGGGGATATCGATCAAAGCGGTAGAATAAAAAACGAAAGATCTAAGGGCCAATTGGGGCAGATAATTGAGGAAAGTTTTTTTGGCTATCAAGTGAATTCTGTAAGTGAAGCAGATTTTGCAGATCTGGGCATAGAATTGAAAGTGACCCCCGTCAGGAAGAATAAGAACGGTACACTTTCAGCTAAAGAAAGATTGGTTCTCAATATTATCAATTATATGGATGAGGTTAACACCACATTCGATACATCAAGCTTTTGGAATAAGAATAAGGAGTTACTCTTAATGTTCTATGAGTGGCTACCCGAAATAAAAAGAGCCGATTACAGGATCATCAAGTCATATTTACATAAATACACCGAAGAAGACTTGGAAATTATTAAACAGGACTGGCAGTTAATCAACGATAAAATAAAGGCAGGGCTTGCCCACGAACTTTCCGAAGCAGACACGAATTACCTGGCCGCAAGTACCAAAGGGGCTAACAAGGGGTCGTTGAGGGAACAGCCATATAACAGCATTTCAGCAATGCAACGTGCATATTCACTGAAGCAGAGCTATATGACAGCCTTAATCCGGAAGATAATTTCTCAGGAAGACCTTGTGCGAATCACTTCTCCCGCGGAACTTAAGAAGAAAACGTTACTTGAAATTCTTAATGAAAAGTTTCAACCGTATATAGGAAAACCGTTAGATGAAATAGCGGCTATGACTGAAATCGAAGTTAATCATAAAGCCAAGAGTTTCCTTCAACTTTTTGTCAGCAGTCTTTTGGGTATCAAAGGCACGAAACTTGAACAGGTCGAGGAATTTGCTAAAGCAAATATTCAACTTAAAACTGTTCGATTGGAACCGAATGGTTTTCCGAAAGAGCATATGTCGTTCAGAAATATCGACTTCAACGAATGGGCAAATGACGATTGGGAAGATAGCTGGCTGAAAGAATACTTTTCTGAAACAAAGCTTCTTTTTGTCGTCTTTAAATACAGGGAAACAGAAAAGGAAAACCCGAAAAGAAAACTATATTTCGAAGGAATTACATTGTGGAATATGCCTATGTCTGAAATTGATGGCCGGCTTAAAGACTTTTGGAAGCATGTACAAAATTTGATTCGCCAAGGAATCGAACTTGAACCTGTGCAACAAAAGACTAGGGTAATTGTAAACAACAATCTTCCAAAACCTAAGTCTAATGGTCTGTGCCATATTCGACCGAAAGCAAGGGATGGTAGTGATCAGGTTTCGTTGCCCGACGGCCGGAAGATTACTAAACAGGCTTTTTGGTTGGATAGTGAATACATTGCTGGATTAGTTCAGGATTAG
- the dcm gene encoding DNA (cytosine-5-)-methyltransferase, translated as MSDSNSLKVIELFAGVGGFRQGLEQANPRLFDVLWGNQWEPSRKAQDAFECYARNFQKGTHSNEDIATVSDDTFEEIGPDMIVGGFPCQDYSVARTLSGEQGIRGKKGVLFWEIKRIIKSTLPKYVLLENVDRLLKSPSSQRGRDFAVMLATFRDLGYSVEWRVINAAEYGFAQRRRRVFIFAYKNNISFEESQRELDDYDIVFEKGFFAKSFPVEKEPYKNRIERDLLPEDIVKISDEYSLNFHTAGIMRNGGIYTAHVDPIMKKPTPLKDILIDENMVEEKFYLTTEVEEKFKYLRGPKKIERTSADGHKYTFSEGGMSPTDELDKPGRTMLTSEGSINRSTHIVEVNGRKRFLTPLECERLNGFPDNWTAGMSDRMRYFCMGNALVVNLIEIMGKRIEEIEKASEPTDVQLEFTLS; from the coding sequence ATGTCTGACAGCAACAGTCTAAAGGTAATTGAATTATTCGCTGGCGTCGGTGGATTTCGTCAAGGATTAGAACAAGCTAACCCCCGCCTTTTCGATGTCTTATGGGGTAATCAATGGGAGCCTTCCCGTAAAGCCCAAGATGCTTTTGAATGTTATGCACGCAACTTCCAAAAAGGAACTCATAGCAACGAAGATATAGCAACAGTGTCTGATGATACATTCGAAGAAATTGGACCTGACATGATAGTCGGAGGGTTTCCATGTCAGGATTACTCTGTAGCACGCACCCTGTCAGGAGAACAAGGTATCCGTGGCAAAAAAGGTGTGCTATTTTGGGAAATCAAAAGAATAATTAAAAGCACCCTCCCTAAGTATGTTTTGCTCGAAAACGTAGATAGATTGCTTAAATCCCCTTCTTCTCAACGAGGCCGAGACTTCGCAGTCATGCTCGCAACGTTCCGTGACCTGGGCTACAGTGTGGAATGGCGTGTGATAAACGCGGCTGAATACGGCTTTGCCCAAAGAAGAAGAAGGGTTTTCATATTTGCATATAAAAACAATATTTCTTTTGAGGAAAGTCAGCGGGAACTGGATGATTACGATATAGTATTTGAAAAGGGCTTCTTCGCCAAGTCATTCCCTGTCGAAAAGGAACCTTACAAGAACCGGATTGAAAGGGATCTCCTCCCTGAGGATATTGTCAAAATCTCAGATGAGTATTCTTTAAACTTCCATACTGCAGGAATCATGCGGAATGGCGGGATTTACACAGCACATGTTGATCCAATAATGAAGAAACCTACTCCCCTGAAGGACATCCTCATTGACGAAAACATGGTTGAGGAGAAATTCTACCTCACGACTGAGGTAGAAGAGAAGTTCAAATATCTTCGTGGACCAAAAAAGATTGAGCGTACATCTGCGGATGGCCATAAGTATACGTTCTCTGAAGGCGGTATGTCACCGACCGATGAGCTGGACAAGCCGGGCAGGACAATGTTGACGAGTGAAGGATCAATCAATCGTAGCACCCATATTGTTGAAGTTAATGGTCGAAAACGATTCTTAACCCCTTTAGAATGCGAAAGACTGAATGGGTTTCCTGATAACTGGACAGCAGGAATGTCGGATAGAATGAGATATTTCTGTATGGGAAATGCATTGGTTGTAAACCTCATTGAAATAATGGGAAAACGAATCGAGGAAATCGAAAAAGCGAGCGAACCAACTGACGTTCAATTGGAATTTACTTTAAGCTGA